A genomic segment from Panthera tigris isolate Pti1 chromosome A1, P.tigris_Pti1_mat1.1, whole genome shotgun sequence encodes:
- the DRD1 gene encoding D(1A) dopamine receptor — MRTLNTSTMDGAGLVVERDFSFRILTACFLSLLILSTLLGNTLVCAAVIRFRHLRSKVTNFFVISLAVSDLLVAVLVMPWKAVAEIAGFWPFGSFCNIWVAFDIMCSTASILNLCVISVDRYWAISSPFRYERKMTPKAAFILIGVAWTLSVLISFIPVQLSWHKAKPTSPSDGNATSLGETMDNCDSSLSRTYAISSSLISFYIPVAIMIVTYTRIYRIAQKQIRRISALERAAVHAKNCQTTTGNGNPAECSQPESSFKMSFKRETKVLKTLSVIMGVFVCCWLPFFILNCMVPFCGSGETKPFCIDSITFDVFVWFGWANSSLNPIIYAFNADFRKAFSTLLGCYRLCPTTNNAIETVSINNNGAVVFSSHHEPRGSISKDCNLVYLIPHAVGSSQDLKKEEACGMARPLEKLSPALSVILDYDTDVSLEKIQPITQNGQHPT, encoded by the coding sequence ATGAGGACTCTGAACACCTCTACCATGGACGGGGCTGGGCTGGTGGTGGAGAGAGACTTCTCCTTCCGCATCCTTACagcctgcttcctgtctctgctcATCCTGTCCACGCTCCTGGGGAACACGCTGGTCTGTGCGGCTGTCATCAGATTCCGACACCTGCGGTCCAAGGTGACCAACTTCTTTGTCATCTCCTTGGCCGTATCGGATCTCTTGGTGGCTGTTCTGGTCATGCCCTGGAAAGCAGTGGCGGAGATCGCTGGCTTCTGGCCCTTTGGGTCCTTCTGTAACATCTGGGTGGCCTTTGACATCATGTGCTCCACTGCGTCCATCCTCAACCTCTGTGTGATCAGCGTGGACAGGTATTGGGCCATCTCTAGCCCCTTCCGGTATGAGAGGAAGATGACCCCCAAAGCAGCCTTCATTCTGATCGGCGTGGCATGGACCTTGTCGGTACTAATCTCCTTCATCCCAGTGCAACTCAGCTGGCACAAGGCCAAACCCACAAGCCCCTCCGATGGGAATGCCACTTCCCTAGGTGAGACCATGGACAACTGTGATTCCAGCTTAAGCAGGACATACGCCATTTCGTCCTCCCTGATAAGCTTCTATATCCCCGTGGCCATCATGATTGTCACCTACACCAGGATCTATAGGATCGCCCAGAAACAAATACGGCGCATCTCAGCCCTGGAGAGGGCAGCCGTCCATGCCAAGAATTGCCAGACCACTACAGGTAATGGAAACCCCGCGGAGTGTTCTCAACCAGAAAGCTCCTTTAAGATGTCCTTCAAAAGAGAGACTAAAGTTCTGAAGACCCTGTCGGTGATCATGGGGGTGTTTGTGTGCTGCTGGCTGCCTTTCTTCATCTTGAACTGCATGGTGCCCTTCTGTGGGTCTGGGGAGACCAAGCCCTTCTGCATCGATTCCATCACCTTCGACGTGTTTGTGTGGTTTGGGTGGGCTAATTCCTCCTTGAACCCCATCATTTATGCCTTTAATGCTGATTTTCGCAAGGCATTTTCAACTCTCTTAGGATGCTACAGACTTTGCCCTACCACGAATAATGCCATAGAGACGGTTAGCATCAATAACAATGGGGCTGTGGTGTTTTCCAGCCATCACGAGCCTCGAGGCTCCATTTCCAAGGACTGCAATCTGGTTTATCTGATCCCACATGCGGTGGGCTCCTCCCAGGACCTGAAGAAGGAGGAGGCGTGTGGAATGGCCAGACCCTTGGAGAAGCTGTCCCCGGCCCTGTCTGTCATATTGGACTATGACACTGATGTCTCTCTAGAGAAGATTCAGCCCATCACACAAAATGGACAGCATCCGACCTGA